A portion of the Calothrix sp. 336/3 genome contains these proteins:
- the smc gene encoding chromosome segregation protein SMC, which translates to MVHIKRVELTNFKSFGGTTAVPLLRGFTVVSGPNGSGKSNILDSLLFCLGLSGSKGMRADRLPDLVNTTQVSKGRSTVEASVTVTFDLSDHVQEEELEVPVSVVEVEETEEIEEEAKEEAEEEKNRYEKIRAIPGGEWSVTRRLRVTPQGTYTSNYYVNGISCTLTELHGELERLRVYPEGYNVVLQGDVTSIISMNARERREIIDELAGVAAFDRKIHQAKDTLEEVREKEDSCRIIETELQAQCDRLSQDKAKAEKYQKLRTEYLEKQKWEAVLSWRSLQNQQEKLSTQIQAGERQQGEFTAELTTLNQNILSKNTELDQLNAHVKALGEEELLQVQGILATQDAERKQLERQQQEVTAAQEDTSRRLQSTQGEISQYQQNITNLTQEGNTARENFVSLQTQRDTAQANLEASRQIATEIASASEAWVQQQTALSRQIETLLQTLEPQRTEQAQLGERHDQLQQQIQEQTQLIATLEPQLGEKERECQALETEFNSSAAPIQTLAETLAATEQELQVQQDTQKRLLQEQRDKQRQLDKLEAQAQAQQEVQGTGASKVILQSGLPGVCGLVVQLGKVEPRYQMALEISAGARLGHIVVEDDSIAAAGIELLKQKRAGRATFLPLNRIHTPKFTQDATLRLAQGFVGYAVNLVECDRRYKDVFAYVFGSTVVFDTLEHARKNLGLYRIVTLDGELLETSGAMTGGSVTQRSALRFGKGESGESEEVVGLRRRLADIERVLERCNEALTILAPKTKAISQELTEARQKRREQQLQLEQLQKDIKTIASQLETARSQLQQNQERHTTAQSRLEILHRELPGQEQQLQQYRQELTELEASQTPQEWQQIQAQIKQQEQQLQQQEILLREAAQRISNQENQQQRLQEKIQEAEQRIIEYEKLRVNQQNHLESLNSQYSTLTNQITQTRQRLTEMEGKLGEEKQKRDRLEAELRSDLLRQQQLEWELEKLQETQTKHREELLTVQTQLQTVSAELPSPLPPVPDKVDLEELQKELRSLAKRLQGMEPVNMLALEQFERTQKRLEELSQKLQTLEAERTELLLRIENFTTLRQHAFKEAFDAVNENFQSIFATLSEGDGYLQLDNPEDPFSSGLNLVAHPKGKPVQRLASMSGGEKSLTALSFIFALQRYRPSPFYAFDEVDMFLDGANVERLAKMIKQQAQQAQFIVVSLRRPMIESAERTIGVTQARGAYTQVLGIKLQSSHTSA; encoded by the coding sequence GGATTTACCGTGGTTTCTGGTCCCAACGGTTCCGGAAAATCCAATATACTAGACTCATTATTATTCTGCTTAGGACTTTCAGGTTCTAAGGGAATGCGTGCAGATAGACTTCCTGACTTAGTTAATACTACCCAGGTAAGTAAGGGACGTTCCACAGTCGAAGCAAGTGTAACTGTCACCTTTGACTTATCTGATCATGTGCAGGAAGAAGAATTAGAGGTTCCTGTCTCCGTGGTGGAAGTGGAAGAGACGGAAGAAATAGAGGAAGAAGCAAAGGAAGAAGCAGAGGAAGAGAAAAACCGTTACGAAAAAATTCGCGCCATTCCTGGGGGAGAATGGAGTGTGACACGACGGTTACGGGTAACTCCCCAGGGAACCTATACTTCTAATTACTATGTGAATGGAATTTCCTGCACCCTGACAGAATTACATGGAGAGTTGGAGCGTTTGCGGGTGTATCCGGAAGGTTACAACGTAGTGCTTCAGGGGGATGTTACTAGCATTATCTCCATGAATGCGCGGGAAAGACGGGAAATTATCGACGAGTTAGCAGGGGTAGCAGCATTCGACAGAAAAATTCACCAAGCCAAGGATACCCTAGAGGAAGTTCGGGAAAAGGAAGATAGTTGTCGAATTATTGAGACGGAATTACAAGCACAGTGCGATCGCCTATCTCAAGATAAAGCCAAGGCGGAAAAATATCAAAAGTTACGCACAGAATATTTAGAAAAGCAGAAATGGGAAGCCGTTTTATCCTGGCGATCGTTGCAAAATCAGCAGGAAAAACTTTCTACCCAAATCCAAGCAGGAGAAAGACAGCAAGGGGAATTTACTGCGGAATTAACTACCCTCAATCAAAATATTCTCAGTAAAAATACAGAATTAGACCAACTTAACGCCCATGTCAAAGCCCTGGGAGAGGAAGAACTGTTACAAGTACAGGGCATTCTCGCCACCCAGGATGCTGAACGCAAACAGTTAGAGCGTCAACAACAGGAAGTCACAGCTGCCCAGGAAGACACAAGCAGGCGTTTACAGTCAACTCAAGGCGAAATTAGCCAATATCAGCAAAATATTACGAACCTCACCCAGGAAGGAAATACAGCTAGGGAAAATTTTGTCTCCCTCCAAACCCAACGGGATACCGCCCAAGCCAACCTGGAAGCTTCTCGACAAATCGCCACAGAAATAGCTTCCGCTTCCGAAGCCTGGGTACAACAACAAACTGCCCTGAGTCGGCAAATTGAAACCTTACTGCAAACCCTGGAACCCCAACGCACCGAACAAGCTCAACTGGGAGAACGTCACGACCAGCTTCAGCAACAAATTCAGGAGCAAACCCAACTCATTGCCACCCTAGAACCACAGTTAGGGGAAAAGGAAAGAGAATGTCAAGCTTTAGAAACAGAATTTAATAGTTCTGCCGCTCCCATCCAAACCCTTGCAGAAACCCTCGCAGCTACGGAGCAGGAATTACAAGTTCAACAAGACACCCAGAAACGCTTACTCCAGGAACAACGAGACAAGCAACGTCAACTCGATAAATTGGAAGCACAAGCACAAGCACAACAGGAAGTTCAGGGAACAGGAGCCAGTAAGGTCATCTTACAATCAGGTTTACCAGGTGTGTGTGGCTTGGTGGTACAGTTAGGGAAGGTAGAACCCCGTTACCAAATGGCTTTGGAAATTTCCGCCGGGGCGCGCCTAGGGCATATTGTTGTGGAAGATGATAGTATTGCGGCTGCCGGAATTGAGCTATTGAAACAGAAACGGGCAGGTAGGGCAACCTTTTTACCCTTAAATAGAATTCATACACCCAAATTTACCCAGGATGCTACCCTCCGTCTAGCTCAGGGTTTCGTCGGCTATGCAGTCAATTTGGTAGAGTGCGATCGCCGTTACAAAGATGTCTTTGCCTACGTTTTCGGCAGCACAGTAGTATTTGACACCCTAGAACACGCTCGTAAAAACCTCGGTTTATATCGCATTGTCACCCTAGATGGGGAACTTTTGGAAACCAGTGGAGCGATGACAGGGGGAAGCGTCACCCAGCGTTCTGCTTTGCGTTTTGGTAAGGGGGAGAGTGGAGAATCTGAGGAAGTTGTGGGATTAAGAAGGCGCTTGGCAGATATTGAGCGAGTTTTAGAACGTTGCAACGAAGCCTTAACTATCCTAGCTCCGAAAACCAAGGCAATTTCCCAGGAATTAACCGAAGCTCGTCAAAAACGTCGCGAACAGCAATTACAACTGGAACAGTTACAAAAAGACATCAAAACCATTGCCAGTCAGTTAGAAACAGCGCGATCGCAACTCCAACAAAACCAAGAACGCCACACCACCGCCCAATCTCGTCTCGAAATCCTCCACCGGGAATTACCAGGACAGGAGCAGCAATTACAACAATATCGCCAGGAACTTACTGAGCTAGAAGCCTCCCAAACCCCCCAGGAATGGCAACAAATTCAGGCACAAATTAAACAGCAAGAGCAACAATTGCAACAACAGGAAATTCTCCTCCGGGAAGCTGCCCAACGCATTAGTAACCAGGAGAATCAACAGCAGAGGTTACAGGAAAAAATTCAAGAAGCAGAGCAAAGAATTATTGAGTATGAAAAATTGCGAGTCAATCAGCAAAATCATCTAGAAAGTTTAAACTCCCAATATTCCACCCTGACAAACCAAATCACCCAGACAAGGCAACGTCTGACAGAGATGGAAGGTAAACTAGGGGAAGAAAAACAAAAGCGCGATCGCCTAGAAGCAGAATTGCGCTCCGACTTACTGCGTCAACAACAACTGGAATGGGAACTTGAAAAGCTGCAAGAAACCCAAACCAAGCACCGAGAAGAACTCCTCACCGTGCAAACCCAACTCCAAACCGTTTCCGCAGAGCTACCTTCCCCCCTCCCCCCAGTCCCCGACAAGGTAGACTTAGAAGAACTCCAAAAAGAACTCCGCAGCCTTGCCAAGCGTCTCCAAGGGATGGAACCAGTTAATATGCTGGCACTAGAACAATTTGAACGCACCCAGAAACGTCTCGAAGAACTTAGTCAAAAATTACAGACATTAGAAGCCGAACGCACGGAACTATTGTTAAGAATTGAAAACTTTACCACCCTACGACAACACGCATTCAAAGAAGCATTCGACGCAGTCAATGAGAACTTCCAATCGATTTTTGCCACCCTTTCCGAAGGTGACGGCTATTTACAATTAGACAACCCAGAAGACCCCTTTAGTAGCGGTTTAAACCTAGTTGCCCATCCCAAGGGTAAACCAGTACAACGCCTAGCTTCCATGTCAGGAGGCGAAAAATCCCTCACAGCTCTCAGTTTTATCTTCGCCCTGCAAAGATACCGCCCCTCCCC